The Cupriavidus necator DNA window CTCGGCCGCGCCGCGGCTGCCGAACACGCCGAACAGGTCGCGATGCCGGCAGAAATCCGTATCTCGATCCGAGCGCAGGCGTGGCACCGGCAGCTGCTGCGGCAGTTCCCAGGCATAGAGCCGGGCATTGCGGCGCAGCAGCTGGTTGTGCACCGGCTGCATCGCCTTGACCAGCCGGGCTTCGAGCAGCAGCGCGCCGGTCTCGCCGCCGGTCTCGCGCCATTCCACACGGCGTACCAGCCGGGCCAGCCGCATATCCTTGCCGTACCGGTAGTCGCCGGAGAAGTGGGCGCCGATCCGTTGCCGCAGGTGCACGCTCTTGCCGATATAGAGTGGCACGTCCTGGTCGCCATAGAAGATATAGACACCGGGCGCCGCCGGCACGTCTTCCAGCGCGGTTTCGTCCAGGCCGGCCGGCAGGCTGGCCCGCCGCACCAGCGTGCGCACGGCCGATTCCACCAGGTCGACCGAATACGTGGCATGGATCTTCTGCCAGAACTGCCACAGCAGCTCGGCATCGGCCAGGGCGCGGTGGCGGCCCTTGGGCGTCAGGCCGAAGCGCGCGATCAGCGCATCCAGGCCGTGGCGTTCCACGGAGGGGAACAGCGAGCGCGACAGCCTTACCGTGCACAGCACGTCGGCCCGGAAGGTCACGCCGGCACGTCGGAAGGCGTTCTTCAGGAAGCCATAGTCGAAGCGCGCGTTGTGCGCCACGAACAAGCGGCCTTGCAGGCGTTCGGCAAGCGATTCCGCCAGTGACTCGAAGCTCGGCTGGCCGCGCACCATCTCTTCGGTAATGCCAGTCATGCGCTGGATGAACGGCGGGATCGACATGCCGGGGTCGAGCAGGGTGTCCCATTCAATGATGCCGTCCGGGCCGACTTCGACCACGCCGATCTCGGTAATGCGGTCGCGCTGGGCGTCCGCGCCGGTGGTCTCCAGGTCGACAAAGACAATAGGGCGCGACAGCGCCGCGGCGAGAGCTTGGGCGTCGAGCAGGCGCGCCCCGTCCGCTGGCAGGCGCGACGGCAGGTAGGTAGGCATGTCAGGCATTTGCCGATTCTAAGGCGGCGCTGATGGTGGCACGAAGAAGTTTTCAAAAACCCCTTGCCAACCCCGCTGCGGTCACTTAATATTCGCCCCCTCGCAACACACAACGCAGCGCTGCAAAGCAGACGCAGCAAGGGTTGCGGGGTCGACCGGGATGGTTGGCGCAGCGAAGTTTGCAGCGCTGACCGCAGCGAAAAAAGATGCTGAAACGGTTGACGAAACGAAGAAAGCTCTGCATAATCTCGTTTCTCTGCTGCAGACAACGCAGCGGCGCTGAACGGCAAAGCCGGCGGCGAAGTTCTTTAACAATCAAACAACCGATAAGTGTGGGCGCTGGGTAGCGGACGCCACTGTCTTCGGACAGTGTTGCTTCACAAGTTATACAGTGCTCGCACAGCAAAACGTGACTGGATCTTCGGATCTGGTCAGTCAGTTTTCTGAGAGTGAGCGACCGCTCGAAAGAGCGAGGACCCTCGGGTCCACACAGAGATTGAACTGAAGAGTTTGATCCTGGCTCAGATTGAACGCTGGCGGCATGCCTTACACATGCAAGTCGAACGGCAGCACGGGCTTCGGCCTGGTGGCGAGTGGCGAACGGGTGAGTAATACATCGGAACGTGCCCTGTAGTGGGGGATAACTAGTCGAAAGATTAGCTAATACCGCATACGACCTGAGGGTGAAAGCGGGGGACCGCAAGGCCTCGCGCTACAGGAGCGGCCGATGTCTGATTAGCTAGTTGGTGGGGTAAAGGCCTACCAAGGCGACGATCAGTAGCTGGTCTGAGAGGACGATCAGCCACACTGGGACTGAGACACGGCCCAGACTCCTACGGGAGGCAGCAGTGGGGAATTTTGGACAATGGGGGCAACCCTGATCCAGCAATGCCGCGTGTGTGAAGAAGGCCTTCGGGTTGTAAAGCACTTTTGTCCGGAAAGAAATGGCTCTGGTTAATACCCGGGGTCGATGACGGTACCGGAAGAATAAGCACCGGCTAACTACGTGCCAGCAGCCGCGGTAATACGTAGGGTGCGAGCGTTAATCGGAATTACTGGGCGTAAAGCGTGCGCAGGCGGTTTTGTAAGACAGGCGTGAAATCCCCGAGCTCAACTTGGGAATGGCGCTTGTGACTGCAAGGCTAGAGTATGTCAGAGGGGGGTAGAATTCCACGTGTAGCAGTGAAATGCGTAGAGATGTGGAGGAATACCGATGGCGAAGGCAGCCCCCTGGGACGTCACTGACGCTCATGCACGAAAGCGTGGGGAGCAAACAGGATTAGATACCCTGGTAGTCCACGCCCTAAACGATGTCAACTAGTTGTTGGGGATTCATTTCTTCAGTAACGTAGCTAACGCGTGAAGTTGACCGCCTGGGGAGTACGGTCGCAAGATTAAAACTCAAAGGAATTGACGGGGACCCGCACAAGCGGTGGATGATGTGGATTAATTCGATGCAACGCGAAAAACCTTACCTACCCTTGACATGCCACTAACGAAGCAGAGATGCATTAGGTGCCCGAAAGGGAAAGTGGACACAGGTGCTGCATGGCTGTCGTCAGCTCGTGTCGTGAGATGTTGGGTTAAGTCCCGCAACGAGCGCAACCCTTGTCTCTAGTTGCTACGAAAGGGCACTCTAGAGAGACTGCCGGTGACAAACCGGAGGAAGGTGGGGATGACGTCAAGTCCTCATGGCCCTTATGGGTAGGGCTTCACACGTCATACAATGGTGCGTACAGAGGGTTGCCAACCCGCGAGGGGGAGCTAATCCCAGAAAACGCATCGTAGTCCGGATCGTAGTCTGCAACTCGACTACGTGAAGCTGGAATCGCTAGTAATCGCGGATCAGCATGCCGCGGTGAATACGTTCCCGGGTCTTGTACACACCGCCCGTCACACCATGGGAGTGGGTTTTGCCAGAAGTAGTTAGCCTAACCGCAAGGAGGGCGATTACCACGGCAGGGTTCATGACTGGGGTGAAGTCGTAACAAGGTAGCCGTATCGGAAGGTGCGGCTGGATCACCTCCTTTCTAGAGGCTTGTGTCTCAAGCCTAGCGTTCACACTTATCGGTTTGTTTGCTGTTACAGCCAAGGGTCTGTAGCTCAGGTGGTTAGAGCACCGTCTTGATAAGGCGGGGGTCGTAGGTTCAAGTCCTACCAGACCCACCAAGTTATCCGGAAGGGGGATTAGCTCAGCTGGGAGAGCACCTGCTTTGCAAGCAGGGGGTCGTCGGTTCGATCCCGTCATCCTCCACCACTGCCTGGTACCTTGGATTGGTTGTCAAATGAAAGCGCATCGCGACGATGAGTGGCGAGTGTTTCCATTTGGCATTGCCAAGCGATCGCAAGATCGGCTGTTCTTTAAAAATATGGGATGTAGTAAAGGTGTCGCGCGAGCGTTGATGAGACGCTGCAGTACAAGACGCGATACCGGGTTGTGATTGTATCAACCAAAATGTATTTAAGTGATCGAAAGATGACTTGGAATACGGCACAAATGCGAGAACTCATCCTGTAGCGAGGTTTCGAGCAATCGAGACACACTCGTTATAGGGTCAAGCGAACAAGTGCATGTGGTGGATGCCTTGGCGATCACAGGCGATGAAGGACGCGGTAGCCTGCGAAAAGCTTCGGGGAGCTGGCAAACAAGCTTTGATCCGGAGATGTCCGAATGGGGAAACCCGGCCCGAATGGGTCATCCCACACTGAATCCATAGGTGTGGGAAGCGAACGCGGCGAACTGAAACATCTAAGTAGCTGCAGGAACAGAAATCAACCGAGATTCCCAAAGTAGTGGCGAACGAAATGGGAAGAGCCTTGTACTCTTTAGCAGTGGTGTTAGCAGAACGGGATGGAAAGCCCGGCCCTAGCAGGTGATAGCCCTGTATGCGAAAACACGATTGTGGAACTAGGTGTACGACAAGTAGGGCGGGACACGTGAAATCCTGTCTGAAGATGGGGGGACCATCCTCCAAGGCTAAATACTCGTGATCGACCGATAGTGAACCAGTACCGTGAGGGAAAGGCGAAAAGAACCCCGGGAGGGGAGTGAAATAGATCCTGAAACCGCATGCATACAAACAGTCGGAGCCTCGTAAGGGGTGACGGCGTACCTTTTGTATAATGGGTCAGCGACTTACATTCAGTGGCAAGCTTAACCGATTAGGGAAGGCG harbors:
- a CDS encoding exonuclease domain-containing protein — encoded protein: MPDMPTYLPSRLPADGARLLDAQALAAALSRPIVFVDLETTGADAQRDRITEIGVVEVGPDGIIEWDTLLDPGMSIPPFIQRMTGITEEMVRGQPSFESLAESLAERLQGRLFVAHNARFDYGFLKNAFRRAGVTFRADVLCTVRLSRSLFPSVERHGLDALIARFGLTPKGRHRALADAELLWQFWQKIHATYSVDLVESAVRTLVRRASLPAGLDETALEDVPAAPGVYIFYGDQDVPLYIGKSVHLRQRIGAHFSGDYRYGKDMRLARLVRRVEWRETGGETGALLLEARLVKAMQPVHNQLLRRNARLYAWELPQQLPVPRLRSDRDTDFCRHRDLFGVFGSRGAAEARLRALAQEHGLCLATLSLEKTTRRGSPCFARQVHRCAGACVGAEPSGAHRARLAAALAPIALMPWPFDGPAAWREQHDGRTWWHVADDWCYLGCAATLEEAQALAAAPAHFDLDTYQILAPRLAQWMPQAVPLSVHRPFTLTAPEAPARAPRPARIPAGQTARKAPPAAAQQPLGLVSD